A single region of the Bacteroides luhongzhouii genome encodes:
- the gltB gene encoding glutamate synthase large subunit — protein MKKQELFNNVTEGFPYQRQPKQMGLYNAAYEHDACGVGMLVNIHGEKSHDIVESALKVLENMRHRGAEGADNKTGDGAGIMLQIPHEFILLQGIPVPEKGRYGTGLLFLPKNEKDQAAILSIIIEEIEKEGLTLMHLRNVPTCPEILGESALANEPDIKQVFITGFTETETADRKLYLIRKRIENKVRLSSIPTKDDFYVVSLSTKSIIYKGMLSSLQLRNYYPDLTNSYFTSGLALVHSRFSTNTFPTWGLAQPFRLLAHNGEINTIRGNRGWMEARESVLSTPTLGDIKELRPIIQPGMSDSASLDNVLEFLVMSGLSLPHAMAMLVPESFNEKNPISEDLKSFYEYHSILMEPWDGPAALLFSDGRFAGGMLDRNGLRPARYLITKNDMMVVASEVGVMDFEPGDIKEKGRLQPGKILLVDTEKGEIYYDGELKKQLAEAKPYRTWLATNRIELDELKSGRKVAHQVENYDCMLRTFGYSKEDIEKLIMPMASSGAEPIHSMGNDTPLAVLSDKPQLLYNYFRQQFAQVTNPPIDPLREELVMSLTEYIGAVGMNILTPSESHCKMVRLNHPILSNTQLDILCNIRYKGFKTVKLPMLFEVAKGKAGLQEALNSLCKMAEESVTEGVNYIVLTDRDVDITHAAIPSLLAVSAVHHHLISVGKRVQTALIVESGEIREVMHAALLLGFGASALNPYMAFAVLDRLVKDRDIQLDYATAEKNYIKSICKGLFKIMSKMGISTIRSYRGAKIFEAVGLSEELSKAYFGGLGSPIGGIRLEEIARDAIAFHEEGFEKIRNGNEGTQSNSQSSTFNFPLLKNNGLYAFRKDGEKHAWNPETISTLQLATRLGSYKKFKEYTHLVDEKEKPIFLRDFLGFHRNPISIDQVEPVENILHRFVTGAMSFGSISKEAHEAMAIAMNKIHGRSNTGEGGEDAARFQPLPDGSSLRSAIKQVASGRFGVTAEYLVNADEIQIKIAQGAKPGEGGQLPGFKVNDVIAKTRHSIPGISLISPPPHHDIYSIEDLAQLIFDLKNVNPQAKISVKLVAESGIGTIAAGVAKAKADLIVISGAEGGTGASPASSIRYAGISPELGLSETQQTLVLNGLRGQVVLQADGQLKTGRDIILMALMGAEEYGFATSALIVLGCVMMRKCHQNTCPVGVATQNEELRKRFHGRSEYLVNFFTFLAQEVREYLAEMGFTRMDDIIGRTDLIERKPVANDPNPKHALIDFTKLLARIDNNAAIRHVIDQDHGVSTVKDVTLIDAAQEAIEHEKEISLEYTIANTDRAIGAMLSGVIAKKYGAKGLPEHTLNVKFKGSAGQSFGAFLVPGVNFKLEGEANDYLGKGLSGGRISVLPPIRSNFEAEKNTIAGNTLLYGATSGEVYINGRVGERFAVRNSGAVAVVEGVGDHCCEYMTGGRVVVLGQTGRNFAAGMSGGVAYVWNKDGNFDYFCNMEMVELSLIEEASYRKELHELIRQHYLYTGSKLARTMLDNWNHYADQFIQVVPIEYKKVLQEEQMRKLQQKIADMQRDY, from the coding sequence ATGAAGAAACAAGAACTTTTTAACAACGTAACAGAAGGATTCCCTTACCAACGACAGCCCAAACAGATGGGCTTGTACAATGCGGCATACGAACACGATGCCTGCGGTGTTGGTATGCTGGTAAACATTCATGGAGAAAAGTCACACGACATTGTTGAGTCGGCTTTAAAGGTATTAGAGAACATGCGCCACCGCGGCGCCGAAGGTGCGGATAACAAAACCGGCGACGGTGCAGGTATCATGCTGCAAATTCCGCATGAGTTTATTTTATTGCAAGGTATTCCTGTACCCGAAAAAGGACGGTACGGCACAGGATTGTTATTTTTGCCGAAAAATGAGAAAGACCAGGCAGCTATTTTAAGTATCATTATTGAAGAAATCGAAAAAGAAGGACTCACATTGATGCATTTGCGCAATGTGCCCACCTGCCCTGAAATTTTGGGAGAATCTGCCCTGGCAAACGAACCTGACATCAAACAGGTGTTTATCACCGGATTTACAGAAACGGAAACGGCCGACCGGAAGTTATATCTGATCCGGAAAAGAATCGAGAATAAGGTCAGATTGTCATCCATTCCGACAAAGGACGATTTTTATGTTGTTTCGCTTTCTACAAAAAGCATTATATATAAAGGTATGCTTTCGTCGTTACAACTGCGCAACTACTATCCGGACCTGACGAATAGCTATTTTACCAGCGGACTGGCACTGGTGCACTCTCGTTTCAGCACCAACACATTCCCTACATGGGGATTGGCACAACCATTCCGCCTTCTGGCACACAACGGTGAAATCAACACGATCCGTGGTAACCGCGGATGGATGGAAGCCCGCGAAAGCGTACTCTCCACTCCTACTTTAGGTGATATCAAAGAACTTCGCCCGATTATACAACCGGGCATGAGCGACAGTGCTTCTCTGGACAATGTACTGGAGTTCCTGGTGATGTCGGGGTTGAGTCTGCCACACGCTATGGCTATGCTCGTGCCGGAATCTTTCAACGAAAAGAATCCCATCAGTGAGGATCTGAAATCATTCTACGAATACCACTCTATCCTGATGGAACCGTGGGACGGACCGGCTGCACTTCTCTTCAGTGACGGACGATTTGCAGGAGGTATGCTCGACCGCAACGGTCTGCGCCCTGCCCGTTATCTGATTACTAAAAACGATATGATGGTAGTGGCTTCGGAAGTCGGTGTGATGGATTTCGAACCGGGAGACATCAAAGAAAAAGGTCGCTTACAGCCCGGTAAGATCTTGTTGGTGGATACGGAAAAAGGGGAAATTTATTATGATGGAGAACTGAAAAAACAGTTGGCTGAAGCCAAACCTTACCGCACCTGGCTGGCTACGAACCGAATCGAACTGGATGAACTGAAGAGCGGACGCAAAGTAGCTCATCAGGTAGAAAACTACGACTGCATGCTTCGCACTTTCGGCTACTCCAAAGAGGATATCGAAAAACTGATTATGCCGATGGCAAGCAGCGGAGCAGAACCGATCCATTCAATGGGTAATGATACTCCGTTAGCTGTACTTTCGGATAAGCCGCAATTGCTTTACAACTATTTCCGGCAGCAATTTGCACAAGTGACCAATCCGCCCATCGACCCGCTCCGCGAAGAACTGGTGATGTCATTGACTGAATACATCGGGGCAGTCGGCATGAATATTCTGACCCCCAGCGAAAGCCATTGCAAAATGGTCCGCCTGAATCATCCGATTTTGAGCAACACACAACTGGATATTCTTTGTAATATCCGTTATAAAGGTTTCAAAACAGTCAAACTGCCCATGTTATTTGAAGTAGCGAAAGGGAAAGCCGGATTGCAGGAGGCACTGAACAGCCTCTGTAAAATGGCGGAAGAATCTGTGACGGAAGGCGTAAACTACATTGTCCTGACCGACCGTGACGTGGATATTACCCATGCAGCTATTCCTTCATTGCTGGCAGTAAGTGCCGTTCATCACCACCTGATTTCAGTCGGCAAACGTGTACAAACAGCATTGATTGTAGAAAGCGGTGAAATACGTGAGGTAATGCACGCTGCGTTATTACTGGGTTTCGGAGCAAGTGCCCTGAATCCTTACATGGCATTCGCCGTTCTCGACCGCTTGGTTAAAGACAGGGATATTCAGTTGGATTATGCCACTGCTGAAAAAAATTATATCAAATCCATCTGCAAAGGCTTGTTTAAAATCATGAGTAAAATGGGGATCTCTACCATCCGCTCTTATCGTGGCGCAAAGATCTTCGAAGCCGTCGGTTTGAGCGAAGAATTGAGTAAGGCTTATTTCGGTGGACTCGGTTCGCCAATCGGAGGTATTCGCCTGGAAGAAATAGCCAGAGATGCCATTGCTTTCCATGAGGAAGGATTTGAAAAGATCAGAAATGGAAATGAAGGAACACAAAGTAATTCTCAATCTTCTACTTTCAACTTTCCATTATTAAAAAACAACGGTTTGTATGCCTTCCGCAAAGACGGAGAAAAGCACGCATGGAATCCGGAAACAATCAGTACACTGCAATTGGCTACACGGCTGGGAAGTTACAAGAAATTTAAAGAATACACTCATCTGGTAGACGAAAAAGAGAAGCCTATTTTCCTTCGTGACTTCCTGGGATTCCACCGTAATCCGATTTCTATCGATCAGGTAGAACCGGTGGAAAACATTCTGCATCGTTTCGTCACGGGGGCCATGTCTTTTGGTTCTATCAGCAAAGAGGCTCATGAGGCAATGGCTATTGCCATGAATAAAATCCATGGACGCAGCAATACCGGTGAAGGTGGCGAAGACGCTGCCCGTTTCCAACCGCTGCCCGATGGCAGTTCCTTACGAAGTGCAATCAAGCAGGTAGCTTCCGGTCGTTTCGGTGTAACGGCAGAATATCTGGTTAATGCGGACGAGATTCAGATTAAGATAGCACAAGGGGCAAAGCCGGGTGAAGGTGGACAACTTCCGGGATTTAAAGTGAATGATGTGATTGCGAAAACACGCCATTCCATTCCGGGAATTTCACTGATTTCTCCCCCGCCTCATCATGATATTTATTCGATTGAGGATTTGGCACAATTAATCTTCGATCTGAAAAATGTAAATCCACAGGCCAAAATCAGTGTGAAACTGGTAGCAGAAAGTGGCATCGGTACGATTGCCGCCGGCGTGGCAAAAGCAAAGGCGGACCTGATTGTCATCTCCGGTGCTGAAGGGGGAACAGGTGCTTCTCCGGCTTCTTCTATCCGTTATGCGGGCATCTCACCGGAATTGGGATTGAGCGAGACACAGCAGACATTAGTTTTGAACGGACTTCGTGGTCAAGTAGTTCTGCAAGCCGACGGACAACTGAAAACCGGGCGTGACATCATCTTAATGGCGCTAATGGGTGCCGAAGAATATGGCTTCGCCACCTCGGCATTGATTGTATTAGGGTGTGTAATGATGCGTAAATGCCATCAGAATACTTGTCCGGTGGGAGTTGCCACACAGAATGAAGAATTGCGTAAACGCTTTCATGGGCGTAGTGAATATTTGGTAAATTTCTTCACATTCCTGGCACAGGAGGTCCGCGAGTATTTGGCTGAAATGGGATTCACCAGAATGGATGATATTATCGGGCGCACAGACTTGATCGAACGTAAGCCCGTTGCCAACGACCCGAATCCGAAACATGCGTTAATCGACTTCACCAAATTGTTGGCACGCATTGATAACAACGCGGCTATCCGCCATGTCATCGATCAGGATCACGGTGTTTCTACTGTAAAGGATGTAACCCTTATTGATGCGGCACAGGAAGCTATTGAACATGAGAAAGAGATTTCTTTAGAATATACGATTGCCAATACAGACCGTGCAATAGGTGCCATGCTCTCCGGAGTGATTGCCAAGAAATACGGTGCCAAAGGATTGCCGGAACATACGCTGAATGTGAAGTTCAAAGGCTCGGCAGGTCAGTCTTTCGGGGCTTTCCTCGTACCGGGAGTTAACTTTAAACTGGAAGGTGAAGCGAACGATTATCTGGGTAAAGGATTGAGCGGCGGACGCATCTCCGTATTGCCTCCTATCCGCAGCAACTTCGAAGCCGAAAAGAATACAATTGCCGGTAATACCTTGCTTTATGGAGCAACAAGCGGTGAAGTATATATCAACGGTCGTGTAGGAGAACGTTTCGCAGTTCGTAACTCCGGTGCAGTTGCCGTAGTGGAAGGTGTGGGCGACCATTGTTGCGAATACATGACAGGAGGTCGTGTCGTAGTCCTCGGGCAAACCGGACGTAACTTCGCAGCCGGAATGAGTGGCGGTGTGGCTTATGTATGGAACAAGGATGGCAACTTCGATTATTTCTGCAACATGGAAATGGTGGAACTGTCACTCATCGAAGAAGCCAGCTACCGGAAGGAGCTACACGAACTAATCCGCCAACATTATCTGTACACAGGCTCAAAACTAGCCCGTACCATGCTTGACAACTGGAATCATTATGCAGACCAGTTCATCCAAGTAGTACCCATCGAATACAAAAAAGTATTGCAGGAAGAACAGATGAGAAAATTGCAACAAAAAATTGCAGACATGCAAAGAGACTATTAA
- a CDS encoding glutamate synthase subunit beta codes for MGDPKAFLNIPRQEAGYRPVNERIADYSQVEQTLNTNSRKLQASRCMDCGVPFCHWACPIGNKQPEWQDALYRGKWKEAYEVLSSTCDFPEFTGRICPALCEKSCVLKLSCDQPVTIRENEAAIVEAAFREGYIQIKTPERNGKKVAVIGAGPAGLVVANQLNLKGYSVTLFDKDEAPGGLLRFGIPNFKLDKNVIDRRMKILAAEGIQFEMGVEIDVNHLPEGFDAYCICTGTPTARDLSIPGRELKGIHFALEMLAQQNRILAGQTFPKDKLVNAKGKKVLVIGGGDTGSDCIGTSVRQGAVSVTQIEIMPKPPVGYNPATPWPQWPAVFKTTSSHEEGCTRRWCLASNQFLGKNGKVTGVEVEEVEWIPAADGGRPTMKPTGKKEVIEADMVLLAMGFLKPEQPKFAKNVFLAGDAETGASLVVRAMAGGRKAAVEIDAYLKQ; via the coding sequence ATGGGAGATCCTAAAGCATTTCTAAATATACCTCGACAAGAGGCGGGATACCGCCCTGTAAACGAGCGAATCGCTGACTATAGTCAGGTAGAACAGACTTTGAATACAAACAGCCGTAAATTGCAGGCGTCACGCTGCATGGATTGCGGTGTACCTTTCTGTCATTGGGCATGCCCGATAGGAAATAAACAACCGGAATGGCAGGATGCATTATACAGGGGAAAATGGAAGGAGGCATACGAAGTATTGTCGTCTACTTGCGATTTTCCGGAATTTACGGGACGTATTTGTCCTGCTCTTTGCGAGAAATCGTGTGTGTTGAAACTTTCCTGCGATCAGCCGGTGACTATTCGCGAGAATGAAGCAGCTATCGTGGAAGCGGCTTTTCGTGAAGGATATATACAGATAAAGACTCCGGAAAGAAACGGAAAGAAAGTGGCGGTGATTGGTGCGGGTCCTGCCGGATTGGTAGTGGCTAATCAGCTGAATTTAAAAGGATATAGCGTTACTTTATTCGATAAGGATGAAGCACCCGGAGGGTTATTACGGTTCGGTATTCCTAATTTCAAACTGGATAAGAATGTGATTGACCGACGGATGAAGATATTGGCTGCAGAAGGAATACAGTTTGAAATGGGAGTAGAAATAGACGTCAATCATTTGCCGGAAGGATTCGACGCTTACTGCATCTGTACCGGAACGCCGACTGCACGTGATTTGAGTATTCCGGGACGTGAACTGAAAGGCATCCATTTCGCACTTGAAATGCTGGCACAGCAGAACAGGATTCTGGCAGGACAGACTTTCCCGAAAGATAAATTGGTGAATGCCAAAGGCAAAAAAGTACTTGTGATAGGTGGCGGAGATACCGGTTCCGACTGCATCGGAACCAGTGTGAGACAGGGAGCCGTCAGTGTCACTCAAATCGAAATCATGCCGAAACCTCCTGTCGGCTACAATCCGGCTACTCCTTGGCCACAATGGCCGGCAGTCTTCAAAACGACTTCCAGCCATGAAGAAGGTTGTACACGCCGCTGGTGCCTGGCTTCCAATCAGTTCCTCGGAAAGAATGGAAAAGTGACAGGTGTAGAAGTGGAAGAAGTAGAATGGATTCCGGCAGCAGATGGCGGACGTCCCACAATGAAACCAACAGGGAAGAAGGAAGTCATCGAAGCTGATATGGTATTGCTGGCAATGGGATTCTTAAAACCGGAGCAACCGAAATTTGCAAAGAATGTATTCCTTGCCGGTGATGCCGAGACTGGTGCCAGCCTGGTGGTACGCGCCATGGCGGGCGGACGAAAGGCCGCTGTGGAAATAGATGCTTATCTGAAACAATAA